In Rhodoferax koreense, a genomic segment contains:
- a CDS encoding 3-hydroxyacyl-CoA dehydrogenase/enoyl-CoA hydratase family protein, producing MSRFQVKKVAVLGAGVMGAQIAAHLVNVKVPVILFDLPAKEGPKNGIVTRAIDGLKKLKPAPLAVADDAALIQAANYEEHLDLLKDCDLVIEAIAERMDWKLDLYKKIAPFVAAHAIVASNTSGLSITKLSEALPEDIQPRFCGIHFFNPPRYMYLVELIATPTTQPKILDDLETFVTSGLGKGVVRAKDTPNFIANRVGIAGMLATMQEAENFGLTYDVVDDLTGKKLGRASSGTFRTADVVGLDTMAHVVKTLQDNLSADTDPFYASYGTPEVLKTLLEMKNLGQKSKAGFYKKVGRDVLRFDLASKDYVAGGQKSDEVYARMLRKPAAERLQLLRESEGPQGQFLWAILRNSFHYAAVHLADIADTARDVDFAMRWGFGMKQGPFELWQEAGWLQVAEWIKADIAAGKTISDAPLPDWVFSGKVVGAGGVHTAEGSFNPTTQAFEPRRVLPVHARQLFPEAVLGSQAQGFETAGKTVYEDKGIRLWSLDGDVLIASLKTKMHAISPEVAEGLQQAVDLAEQSYQGLVIWSGDEPFSAGADLQAMLPAFMAVGVSAIDEAEHHLQQTMLKLRYASVPVISAIRGLALGGGCEMAVHSARRVVAMESYIGLVEVGVGLVPGAGGLAYIARRAAENAASSTDKDILKFLTEGFTAAAMAKVGTSALESRQLGYLLDSDIVVPNKDELLFVALNEARAMFTAGYRAPLRRPFPVAGRSAKATIQGQLVNMRDGGFISQHDFHIASLIAGVVTGGDVDANTLVTEEYLMTLERRAFCALLTHPKTQERIMGMLSTGKPLRN from the coding sequence ATGTCTCGATTCCAAGTCAAGAAAGTCGCCGTGCTCGGCGCAGGCGTGATGGGCGCGCAGATCGCGGCGCACCTCGTGAACGTCAAGGTGCCGGTGATCCTGTTCGACCTCCCGGCGAAGGAAGGCCCGAAGAACGGCATCGTGACCAGAGCCATCGATGGATTGAAGAAACTCAAACCCGCGCCGTTGGCCGTGGCCGATGATGCGGCGCTGATCCAGGCCGCCAACTACGAGGAACACCTCGACCTGCTGAAGGACTGCGACCTGGTGATCGAAGCCATCGCCGAACGCATGGACTGGAAGCTCGATCTGTACAAGAAGATCGCACCTTTCGTTGCAGCCCATGCGATCGTGGCCTCGAACACGTCCGGCCTGAGCATCACCAAGCTCAGCGAGGCCCTGCCCGAAGACATCCAACCGCGTTTCTGCGGCATCCATTTCTTCAACCCGCCGCGCTATATGTATTTGGTGGAGTTGATCGCCACGCCCACGACACAGCCGAAGATCCTCGACGACCTGGAAACCTTCGTCACCAGCGGCCTGGGCAAGGGCGTGGTGCGCGCCAAGGACACGCCGAACTTCATCGCCAACCGCGTCGGCATCGCCGGCATGCTGGCCACGATGCAGGAGGCGGAAAACTTCGGCCTGACCTACGACGTGGTCGACGACCTCACCGGCAAGAAGCTCGGCCGGGCGAGTTCGGGCACCTTCCGCACCGCCGACGTGGTGGGGCTGGACACCATGGCCCACGTGGTGAAGACGCTGCAGGACAACCTGAGTGCAGACACCGACCCGTTCTACGCCAGCTACGGCACGCCCGAGGTATTGAAGACCCTGCTGGAGATGAAGAACCTGGGCCAGAAGAGCAAGGCCGGCTTCTACAAGAAGGTCGGGCGCGACGTGCTGCGGTTCGATCTGGCCAGCAAGGACTACGTGGCAGGCGGCCAGAAGTCCGACGAGGTCTACGCGCGCATGCTCAGGAAGCCCGCGGCGGAGCGCCTCCAGCTGTTGCGCGAGAGCGAAGGCCCGCAAGGCCAATTCCTGTGGGCCATTCTGCGCAACAGCTTCCACTATGCGGCCGTGCACCTGGCCGACATCGCCGACACCGCGCGCGACGTGGATTTCGCGATGCGCTGGGGCTTCGGCATGAAGCAGGGCCCGTTCGAGTTGTGGCAGGAAGCCGGTTGGCTGCAGGTGGCCGAATGGATCAAGGCCGACATCGCCGCCGGCAAGACGATTTCCGACGCGCCGCTGCCCGACTGGGTGTTCAGCGGCAAGGTCGTGGGCGCGGGCGGCGTGCACACGGCCGAGGGTTCGTTCAACCCGACGACCCAGGCCTTCGAGCCGCGCCGCGTCCTGCCCGTGCATGCGCGGCAACTGTTCCCCGAGGCCGTGCTCGGCAGCCAGGCGCAGGGTTTCGAGACCGCGGGCAAGACGGTGTACGAGGACAAGGGCATCCGCCTGTGGAGCCTGGATGGCGACGTGCTCATCGCCAGCCTCAAGACCAAGATGCACGCCATCAGCCCTGAAGTCGCCGAAGGCCTCCAGCAAGCCGTGGACCTCGCCGAGCAAAGCTACCAGGGGCTGGTGATCTGGTCGGGCGACGAACCCTTCAGCGCCGGCGCCGACCTGCAGGCCATGCTGCCAGCATTCATGGCCGTGGGCGTCTCCGCCATCGACGAGGCCGAACACCACTTGCAGCAGACCATGCTCAAGCTGCGCTATGCCAGCGTGCCGGTGATCTCCGCCATCCGTGGCCTGGCCCTGGGCGGGGGCTGCGAGATGGCCGTGCATTCGGCGCGCCGCGTGGTGGCGATGGAGAGCTACATCGGCCTGGTGGAAGTCGGCGTGGGCCTCGTGCCCGGTGCCGGTGGCCTGGCCTACATCGCGCGCCGTGCCGCCGAGAATGCGGCCAGCTCGACCGACAAGGACATCCTGAAATTCCTCACCGAAGGCTTCACCGCCGCGGCCATGGCCAAGGTCGGCACGAGTGCGCTCGAGTCGCGCCAGCTCGGCTACCTGCTGGACAGTGACATCGTTGTCCCGAACAAGGACGAGTTGCTGTTCGTTGCGCTGAACGAGGCCCGCGCCATGTTCACCGCCGGCTACCGCGCGCCGCTGCGCCGCCCCTTCCCGGTGGCGGGACGCTCGGCCAAGGCCACGATCCAGGGGCAACTGGTCAACATGCGCGACGGTGGCTTCATCAGCCAGCACGATTTCCACATTGCCAGCCTGATCGCCGGCGTGGTGACGGGCGGCGACGTGGACGCGAACACCCTGGTGACCGAGGAATACCTGATGACGCTGGAGCGGCGTGCGTTCTGCGCGCTGCTCACGCACCCGAAGACCCAGGAACGCATCATGGGCATGTTGTCCACCGGCAAGCCGCTGAGGAACTAA
- a CDS encoding acyl-CoA dehydrogenase C-terminal domain-containing protein encodes MPTYTPPLRDMQFVMHEVLHVTDEFKAMPRHAEVDVDTINAVLEEGSKFAVDVIFPLNISGDEEGCVLDKTTHEVTTPNGFKQAFKQYAEGGWPALACDPEYGGQGLPIVVNQCFYEMLNSANQAWTMYPGLTHGAYEALHAHGTEAQKKTYLPKLTSGEWTGTMCLTEPHCGTDLGLLRTKAEPQADGSYKITGNKIFISAGEHDLVSNIVHLVLARLPDAPQGSKGISLFIVPKFSVKADGSLGERNGVYCGGLEHKMGIHGNATAQIVLDGAIGTMVGQPNKGLQAMFVMMNAARIGVGMQSLGLTEVAYQNALAYAKDRIQGRSLTGPKDKTKPADSIIHHPDVRKMLLTAKAYAEGGRALSLYCAMLIDRELHHPDAKVRKDAEEMVALLTPIVKAFITDNGHIATNACMQVFGGHGFIKEWGMEQFVRDNRINMIYEGTNTIQSLDLLGRKVLGNNGATLKKFGKLVGALVEEEGVNEKMAEFINPLAYLGDQMTKFTTELGFKGFQNPDEVGAAAVDYLRVAGHLVFGYFWARMAQVALREIANGNTDPFYQAKVQTARFYFAKLFPETATLMRTARAGSAALMNTDAALA; translated from the coding sequence ATGCCGACCTACACGCCGCCCCTGCGCGACATGCAATTCGTGATGCACGAGGTGCTGCACGTCACCGACGAATTCAAGGCCATGCCGCGCCATGCGGAAGTCGACGTGGACACCATCAATGCCGTGCTCGAGGAGGGCAGCAAGTTCGCGGTGGACGTGATCTTCCCGCTCAACATCAGCGGCGATGAAGAAGGCTGCGTGCTCGACAAGACCACGCACGAAGTCACCACGCCCAATGGCTTCAAGCAGGCGTTCAAGCAATACGCCGAAGGCGGCTGGCCGGCGCTGGCGTGCGATCCGGAATACGGCGGCCAGGGCCTGCCGATCGTGGTGAACCAGTGCTTCTACGAGATGCTGAACTCGGCCAACCAGGCCTGGACCATGTACCCCGGCCTGACTCACGGCGCCTACGAGGCCCTGCATGCGCACGGCACCGAAGCGCAGAAGAAGACCTATTTGCCCAAGCTCACCAGTGGCGAATGGACCGGCACCATGTGCCTGACCGAGCCGCACTGCGGCACCGACCTGGGCCTGCTGCGCACCAAGGCCGAACCCCAGGCCGACGGCAGCTACAAGATCACCGGCAACAAGATCTTCATCAGCGCGGGCGAACACGACCTGGTGAGCAACATCGTGCACCTGGTGCTGGCCCGCCTGCCGGATGCGCCCCAGGGTAGCAAGGGCATCAGCCTGTTCATCGTGCCCAAGTTCAGCGTCAAGGCCGATGGCTCGCTGGGCGAGCGCAACGGCGTGTACTGCGGCGGGCTGGAGCACAAGATGGGCATCCACGGCAATGCCACGGCGCAGATCGTGCTCGACGGCGCCATCGGCACCATGGTCGGCCAGCCCAACAAGGGCCTGCAGGCGATGTTCGTGATGATGAACGCCGCGCGCATCGGCGTGGGCATGCAGTCGCTCGGCCTGACCGAAGTCGCCTACCAGAACGCGCTGGCCTATGCCAAGGACCGCATCCAGGGGCGTTCGCTCACCGGGCCGAAGGACAAGACCAAGCCGGCTGACAGCATCATCCACCACCCCGACGTGCGCAAGATGCTGCTCACCGCCAAGGCGTATGCCGAAGGCGGCCGCGCGCTGAGCCTGTACTGCGCGATGCTGATCGACCGCGAACTGCACCACCCCGACGCCAAGGTGCGCAAGGACGCCGAGGAAATGGTCGCGCTGCTCACGCCGATCGTGAAGGCCTTCATCACCGACAACGGCCACATCGCCACCAACGCCTGCATGCAGGTCTTCGGCGGCCACGGCTTCATCAAGGAATGGGGCATGGAGCAGTTCGTGCGCGACAACCGCATCAACATGATCTACGAGGGCACCAACACCATCCAGTCGCTCGACCTGCTGGGCCGCAAGGTGCTGGGCAACAACGGCGCCACGCTGAAGAAGTTCGGCAAACTCGTCGGCGCGCTGGTGGAAGAAGAAGGCGTGAACGAGAAGATGGCCGAGTTCATCAACCCGCTGGCCTACCTGGGCGACCAGATGACGAAGTTCACCACGGAGCTCGGCTTCAAGGGCTTCCAGAATCCCGACGAAGTCGGCGCCGCGGCCGTGGACTACCTGCGCGTGGCCGGCCACCTGGTGTTCGGCTACTTCTGGGCGCGCATGGCCCAGGTGGCGCTGCGCGAAATCGCCAATGGCAACACCGACCCGTTCTACCAGGCCAAGGTGCAGACCGCGCGGTTCTACTTCGCCAAGCTGTTCCCCGAGACCGCCACGCTGATGCGCACCGCGCGTGCCGGCAGCGCCGCGCTGATGAACACCGATGCTGCGCTGGCCTGA
- a CDS encoding TetR/AcrR family transcriptional regulator yields the protein MSASALSASPAKPPRAEAGGVDNRALLKGRQTKAAIIDAALALASHIGLEGLSIGALAEVTQMSKSGVFAHFGSREELQISVIREYFRRFEAEVFYPAMRARRGLPRVRALFANWMKQVAIELQSGCIFISGAVEFDDRPGIVRDALVGSVSTWLAAMNRAVVQAQELGELRADADERQIAFEIHGLILALHYEARFLKHPGAVERANVGFASILARHGASEEALSPVPSIPKKTAPRRVSKSIPTPSSPKE from the coding sequence ATGTCTGCCTCCGCCTTGTCCGCATCCCCCGCCAAGCCGCCCCGTGCCGAGGCCGGCGGCGTGGACAACCGCGCCCTGCTCAAGGGCCGGCAGACCAAGGCGGCGATCATCGACGCGGCGCTCGCCCTGGCCAGCCACATCGGGCTCGAGGGCCTGAGCATCGGCGCGCTGGCCGAGGTCACGCAGATGAGCAAATCCGGCGTCTTCGCGCATTTCGGTTCGCGCGAGGAGCTGCAGATCTCCGTCATCCGCGAGTATTTCCGCCGTTTCGAGGCCGAGGTGTTCTACCCGGCCATGCGTGCCCGGCGTGGCCTGCCGCGCGTGCGCGCGCTGTTCGCCAACTGGATGAAGCAGGTGGCCATCGAGCTGCAGTCGGGCTGCATCTTCATCAGCGGCGCGGTGGAGTTCGACGACCGGCCCGGCATCGTGCGCGATGCGCTGGTGGGCTCGGTCAGCACCTGGCTGGCGGCGATGAACCGCGCCGTCGTGCAGGCCCAGGAACTCGGCGAACTGCGCGCCGATGCCGACGAGCGGCAGATTGCCTTCGAGATCCACGGCCTGATCCTGGCGCTGCACTACGAAGCCCGCTTCCTGAAGCACCCCGGTGCGGTCGAACGCGCGAACGTGGGCTTCGCCAGCATCCTGGCGCGCCATGGCGCGTCCGAAGAGGCGTTGTCCCCCGTGCCATCCATTCCGAAGAAGACGGCCCCGCGCCGTGTTAGCAAATCCATTCCAACCCCATCGAGCCCCAAGGAGTAA
- a CDS encoding LysR family transcriptional regulator produces MESIKFAENLAMFVDVAQAGSFSAVARRKGLVASSVARQIDALESDLKVVLFTRSTRALVTTDAGELLLARAVKILHAMSDVRSEVASLDRSVQGLLRVACVPAFGRRHVVPHLGSLFAKHPGLSVELELTERAVDAVVERFDVVIRVGEQPDSSLVSRRIGSQRYIIGASPAYLERYGRPTHFHELSRHRLIDRQHSTSMRGWREIEGDGAWQPSQFALECDDCDARRLSAAQGLGIALMPNWAIGEDLAAGRLVALDLAGAPPQPESGIYLLRAAPRANSRTRAFTQHLIGSIGRSASWIQDAANAA; encoded by the coding sequence ATGGAATCGATCAAATTTGCCGAAAACCTTGCCATGTTCGTCGACGTGGCGCAGGCCGGCAGCTTCTCCGCCGTGGCGCGGCGCAAGGGCCTGGTGGCGTCTTCGGTGGCGCGCCAGATCGACGCGCTGGAGTCCGATCTCAAGGTGGTGCTGTTCACCCGCTCGACGCGCGCGCTGGTGACGACCGACGCCGGCGAGCTGCTGTTGGCCCGCGCCGTGAAGATCCTGCACGCCATGAGCGATGTGCGCAGCGAAGTGGCGTCGCTCGACCGCAGCGTGCAGGGCCTGCTGCGCGTCGCCTGCGTGCCGGCTTTTGGGCGGCGCCACGTGGTGCCGCACCTGGGCAGCCTGTTCGCCAAACATCCCGGCCTGAGCGTCGAGCTCGAGTTGACCGAGCGTGCGGTCGATGCCGTGGTGGAGCGCTTCGACGTCGTCATCCGTGTTGGCGAGCAGCCCGACAGCAGCCTGGTGAGCCGGCGCATCGGCAGCCAGCGCTACATCATCGGCGCTTCGCCGGCCTACCTCGAGCGGTACGGCCGGCCGACCCATTTCCATGAACTGTCGCGCCACCGGCTCATCGATCGGCAGCACAGCACCAGCATGCGTGGCTGGCGCGAGATCGAAGGCGACGGCGCCTGGCAGCCGTCCCAGTTCGCGCTCGAATGCGACGACTGCGATGCGCGCCGGCTGTCGGCCGCGCAGGGGCTGGGCATCGCGCTGATGCCGAACTGGGCGATCGGCGAAGACCTGGCGGCCGGCCGGCTGGTGGCGCTCGACCTCGCGGGCGCACCGCCCCAGCCCGAGTCGGGCATCTACCTCCTGCGCGCCGCGCCGCGCGCGAACTCGAGAACGCGGGCGTTCACGCAGCACCTGATCGGCAGCATCGGCCGCTCGGCGAGCTGGATCCAGGACGCCGCCAACGCGGCCTGA
- a CDS encoding maleylacetate reductase produces the protein MHAFTFESQPQRVLFGAGTLHKTAAELDAMGVRNAIVLCTPHQRPQAEQVAGLLGHRAAGIFDAAVMHVPIETARAARRFAAQYGADCAVAIGGGSTIGLGKAIAFDSGLPILAIPTTYAGSEMTPIYGFTEDGIKRTGRDPRVLPRTVVYDPLLSLGLPVGLSVVSGINAIAHAAEGLYAPNGNPVASLLAEEGIAALGRALPAIRRAPGDLQARADALYGTWLCGKVLGSVGMGLHHKLCHTLGGSFNLPHAETHTIVLPHVLAYNAAAADGAMQRIARALGGTDAAQAVFALARDNGAPLALKDIGLRAEDLDRACAIAVENEYPNPRPVEARALRQLLQNAYDGVAPTT, from the coding sequence ATGCACGCCTTCACCTTCGAAAGCCAGCCGCAGCGTGTGCTGTTCGGCGCCGGCACGCTGCACAAGACCGCCGCCGAGCTCGATGCGATGGGCGTTCGCAACGCCATCGTGCTGTGCACGCCGCACCAGCGCCCCCAGGCGGAACAGGTGGCCGGCCTGCTGGGCCACCGGGCGGCGGGCATCTTCGACGCCGCAGTGATGCACGTGCCCATCGAGACCGCCCGGGCCGCGCGCCGCTTCGCCGCCCAGTACGGCGCCGACTGCGCGGTGGCCATCGGCGGCGGCTCCACCATCGGCCTGGGCAAGGCCATCGCCTTCGATTCGGGTCTGCCGATCCTGGCCATACCCACCACCTACGCCGGCTCGGAGATGACGCCGATCTACGGCTTCACCGAAGACGGCATCAAGCGCACCGGGCGCGACCCGCGCGTGTTGCCACGCACCGTGGTCTACGACCCCCTGCTCTCGCTGGGCCTGCCGGTGGGGCTGTCGGTGGTCAGCGGCATCAATGCGATCGCCCATGCGGCCGAAGGCCTGTACGCGCCGAACGGCAACCCGGTGGCCAGCCTGCTGGCCGAGGAAGGCATCGCGGCGCTGGGCCGCGCGCTGCCGGCCATCCGGCGGGCACCCGGCGACCTGCAGGCGCGTGCCGACGCGCTCTACGGCACTTGGCTGTGCGGCAAGGTGCTGGGCAGCGTCGGCATGGGGCTGCACCACAAGCTGTGCCACACGCTGGGCGGCAGCTTCAACCTGCCGCACGCCGAGACCCACACCATCGTGCTGCCGCATGTGCTGGCCTACAACGCCGCAGCGGCAGACGGGGCCATGCAGCGCATCGCGCGTGCCCTGGGCGGCACGGACGCCGCGCAGGCCGTTTTTGCGCTGGCCCGCGACAACGGCGCGCCGCTGGCCTTGAAGGACATTGGCCTGCGCGCCGAGGACCTCGACCGGGCCTGCGCCATCGCGGTCGAGAACGAGTACCCGAATCCGCGCCCCGTGGAGGCCCGGGCACTGCGGCAGCTGCTGCAGAACGCTTACGACGGCGTGGCGCCAACCACCTGA
- a CDS encoding SDR family NAD(P)-dependent oxidoreductase, whose product MNQLDLQGRHAVITGGAVGLGYAIAQRMLASGGSVTLWDMNPQALEKAKSALGDKVNTVVVDVSQHASVVEAVRQTVAANPAVDILVNSAGITGPNVKLWDYPPEAWMQVQQVNLNGLFFCCREIVPLMRSRNYGRIVNIASVAGKDGNPNASAYSASKAGVIGLTKSLGKELADTGIRVNCVTPAAVKTPIFDQMSPEHIAFMLSKIPMGRFGATEEVAAMVGWLSTEDCSFSTGAVFDLSGGRSTY is encoded by the coding sequence ATGAACCAGCTCGACCTGCAGGGCCGCCACGCGGTCATCACCGGTGGCGCGGTCGGCCTGGGCTACGCCATCGCCCAGCGCATGCTGGCCTCGGGCGGCAGCGTCACGTTGTGGGACATGAATCCGCAGGCACTGGAAAAGGCCAAGTCGGCGCTCGGTGACAAAGTGAACACCGTGGTGGTCGATGTGAGCCAGCACGCCAGCGTGGTCGAGGCCGTGCGACAGACCGTGGCGGCCAACCCGGCGGTTGACATCCTCGTCAACTCCGCCGGCATCACCGGCCCCAACGTCAAGCTCTGGGACTACCCGCCCGAAGCCTGGATGCAAGTGCAGCAGGTCAACCTGAACGGCCTGTTCTTCTGCTGCCGCGAGATCGTGCCGCTGATGCGCTCGCGCAACTACGGCCGCATCGTCAACATCGCCTCGGTGGCCGGCAAGGACGGCAACCCGAACGCCAGCGCCTACAGCGCCAGCAAGGCCGGCGTGATCGGCCTGACCAAGTCGCTCGGCAAGGAATTGGCCGACACCGGCATCCGCGTGAACTGCGTGACGCCGGCCGCGGTGAAGACGCCGATCTTCGACCAGATGTCGCCCGAGCACATTGCCTTCATGTTGTCCAAGATCCCGATGGGCCGCTTCGGCGCGACCGAGGAAGTGGCGGCGATGGTGGGCTGGCTCAGCACCGAGGACTGCTCGTTCTCCACCGGCGCGGTTTTCGACCTCTCCGGCGGCCGCTCGACGTATTGA
- a CDS encoding acetyl-CoA C-acyltransferase: MSKQIQDAYIVAATRTPIGRSHRGFFRNTRPDDLLATVLRAAVAQVPGLDPAAIEDIICGCAIPEGAQGLNVARIGAVLAGLPKSVGGITVNRFCASGLSAVQMAADRIGVGEAEVMIAAGTESMSMVPMMGNSPSLSPAIFANPDDIESYGIAYGMGLTAEKVAQQWKVSRDDQDAFAYQSHMKALAAMKAGEFGDEITPVDVEERSLDLDSAEVGIQTRTVRLDEGARPDTSVEGLGKLRTVFSARGSVTAGNSSQTSDGAGALILASEAAVKRFGLKPLARFVSYAARGVPPQIMGIGPVEAIPAALRYAGLKQDDIDWIELNEAFAAQSLAVMRTLGLDPAKVNPMGGAIALGHPLGATGAIRAATVVHALQRKNLKYGMVTMCVGMGQGAAGIFERV; this comes from the coding sequence ATGAGCAAGCAAATTCAAGACGCCTACATCGTCGCCGCCACACGCACGCCCATCGGTCGTTCGCACCGCGGTTTCTTCCGCAACACCCGGCCGGACGACCTGCTCGCCACGGTGCTGCGCGCCGCCGTCGCCCAGGTGCCGGGGCTCGATCCGGCGGCCATCGAGGACATCATCTGCGGCTGCGCCATTCCCGAGGGTGCGCAGGGCCTGAACGTGGCGCGCATCGGCGCGGTGCTGGCCGGGCTGCCCAAGAGCGTGGGCGGCATCACGGTGAACCGTTTCTGCGCCTCGGGCCTGTCGGCGGTTCAGATGGCGGCCGACCGCATCGGCGTCGGTGAGGCCGAGGTGATGATCGCCGCCGGCACCGAGAGCATGAGCATGGTGCCGATGATGGGCAATTCGCCGTCGCTGTCGCCGGCCATCTTCGCCAATCCCGACGACATCGAAAGCTACGGCATCGCCTACGGCATGGGCCTGACGGCCGAGAAGGTGGCGCAGCAGTGGAAGGTCAGCCGCGACGACCAGGACGCGTTCGCCTACCAGTCGCACATGAAGGCCCTGGCGGCGATGAAGGCCGGCGAGTTCGGCGATGAGATCACACCGGTCGACGTGGAGGAGCGCTCGCTCGATCTGGACTCGGCCGAGGTCGGCATCCAGACGCGCACCGTGCGCCTGGACGAAGGCGCGCGGCCCGACACCAGTGTCGAAGGCCTGGGCAAGCTCCGCACGGTGTTCTCCGCACGCGGCTCGGTCACGGCGGGCAACAGCTCGCAGACTTCAGACGGCGCGGGTGCGCTGATCCTGGCCAGCGAAGCCGCGGTGAAGCGTTTCGGCCTGAAGCCTTTGGCGCGTTTCGTGAGTTATGCGGCGCGTGGCGTGCCGCCGCAGATCATGGGCATCGGCCCGGTGGAGGCCATCCCGGCCGCGCTGCGCTACGCCGGACTGAAGCAGGACGACATCGACTGGATCGAACTCAACGAAGCCTTCGCCGCGCAATCGTTGGCCGTGATGCGCACGTTGGGCCTGGATCCGGCCAAGGTCAACCCCATGGGCGGCGCCATCGCGCTGGGCCATCCGCTGGGCGCCACCGGCGCGATCCGCGCCGCGACGGTGGTGCACGCACTGCAGCGCAAGAACCTGAAGTACGGCATGGTCACCATGTGCGTCGGCATGGGGCAGGGCGCCGCAGGCATCTTCGAACGCGTCTAG
- a CDS encoding fumarylacetoacetate hydrolase family protein — MKLVRYGNPGKEKPGLIDAEGKLRDLSAIVKDIGPEQLSDAALAKIAKVKTDKLPLVRGKPRMGCPLTGVGKFIAIGLNYADHAAESGLPIPPEPIVFMKATTCIQGPNDPVMLPKGSVKSDWEVELGVVIGTKARYVSQKEALNFVAGYCTINDVSEREYQIERGGTWDKGKGCDTFGPIGPWLVTRDEVPNPQKLDMWLDLNGKRVQTGNTRTMIFSVAKIVSYVSQFMTLMPGDVITTGTPPGVGLGMKPPLYLKKGDVMTLGIQGLGDQSQTVVPFKL; from the coding sequence ATGAAACTCGTGCGTTATGGCAACCCCGGCAAGGAAAAGCCCGGCCTGATCGATGCCGAAGGCAAGCTGCGCGACTTGAGCGCCATCGTCAAGGACATCGGCCCCGAGCAGCTGAGCGACGCGGCGTTGGCCAAGATCGCCAAGGTCAAGACCGACAAGCTGCCGCTGGTGCGCGGCAAGCCCCGCATGGGTTGCCCGCTGACGGGTGTGGGCAAGTTCATCGCCATCGGCCTGAACTACGCCGACCATGCGGCCGAGTCCGGCCTGCCGATCCCGCCCGAGCCCATCGTGTTCATGAAGGCCACCACCTGCATCCAGGGCCCGAACGACCCGGTCATGCTGCCCAAGGGCTCGGTCAAGAGCGACTGGGAAGTCGAGCTCGGCGTGGTCATCGGCACCAAGGCGCGTTATGTGTCGCAGAAGGAGGCGCTGAACTTCGTCGCCGGCTACTGCACCATCAACGACGTGAGCGAGCGCGAATACCAGATCGAACGCGGCGGCACCTGGGACAAGGGCAAGGGTTGCGACACCTTCGGCCCGATCGGCCCGTGGCTGGTCACGCGCGACGAAGTGCCGAATCCGCAGAAGCTCGACATGTGGCTCGACCTGAACGGCAAGCGCGTGCAGACCGGCAACACCAGGACCATGATCTTCAGCGTGGCCAAGATCGTGAGCTATGTCAGCCAGTTCATGACGCTGATGCCCGGTGACGTGATCACCACCGGCACGCCACCCGGCGTGGGCCTGGGCATGAAGCCGCCGCTGTACCTGAAGAAGGGCGACGTGATGACGCTCGGCATCCAGGGCCTGGGCGACCAGTCGCAGACCGTCGTGCCGTTCAAGCTGTAA
- a CDS encoding DUF2147 domain-containing protein — translation MHKALIAIILGATSAASQAQMSPVGDWQTTDEKTGELKSQIHIAEAGGVLTGRIDKLLRKEAKQDAVCVECSDDRKDKPMLGLEIIRGAKKAEGKDVWEDGKILDPENGKTYTLRLTPIEGGKKLEVRGYIGPFFRNQTWTRVP, via the coding sequence ATGCATAAAGCGCTGATAGCTATTATTTTGGGAGCGACTTCGGCGGCGAGCCAGGCCCAGATGTCGCCCGTGGGCGACTGGCAGACCACCGACGAGAAAACCGGCGAGCTCAAGTCGCAGATCCACATTGCCGAGGCCGGCGGCGTATTGACCGGCCGCATCGACAAGCTGTTGCGCAAGGAGGCGAAGCAGGACGCGGTCTGTGTGGAATGCAGCGACGACCGCAAGGACAAGCCGATGCTCGGGCTCGAGATCATCCGCGGCGCGAAGAAGGCCGAGGGGAAGGACGTGTGGGAAGACGGCAAGATCCTCGATCCCGAAAACGGCAAGACCTACACGCTGCGTCTCACGCCGATCGAAGGCGGCAAGAAGCTCGAAGTGCGCGGCTATATCGGTCCGTTCTTCCGTAACCAGACCTGGACCCGCGTCCCTTAA
- a CDS encoding tripartite tricarboxylate transporter substrate-binding protein, whose product MHPQDTIPSPRAPFHRALAPLLRRLALGAVSGAGLLAAALAQTHPSKAVTLVVPCAAGRTVDKVARQIQEPLIIDNRGGAGGTIGMASVVRSSPDGYTLAMVFDSYATEQHIYPKLPAVTLREAG is encoded by the coding sequence ATGCATCCACAGGACACAATACCAAGCCCACGCGCACCCTTCCATCGGGCCCTGGCACCGCTGCTGCGTCGGCTGGCGCTGGGTGCGGTGTCGGGCGCGGGGCTGCTGGCGGCCGCGCTGGCGCAGACCCATCCGTCCAAAGCCGTCACGCTGGTGGTGCCGTGCGCCGCCGGCCGCACGGTCGACAAGGTGGCCCGGCAGATCCAGGAGCCGCTGATCATCGACAACCGGGGCGGTGCGGGCGGCACCATCGGCATGGCGTCGGTGGTCCGCAGCTCGCCCGACGGCTACACGCTGGCGATGGTGTTCGATTCGTATGCCACCGAGCAGCACATCTACCCCAAGCTGCCCGCCGTGACGCTGCGCGAGGCGGGTTGA